A portion of the Pseudomonas synxantha BG33R genome contains these proteins:
- a CDS encoding sigma-54-dependent transcriptional regulator: protein MPHILIVEDETIIRSALRRLLERNQYQVSEAGSVQEAQERFSIPTFDLIVSDLRLPGAPGTELIKLGQGTPVLIMTSYASLRSAVDSMKMGAVDYIAKPFDHDEMLQAVARILRDRQSASSAPAEQRPAGKATNGADKPGVDNSNGEIGIIGSCPPMQDLYSKIRKVAPTDSNVLIQGESGTGKELVARALHNLSKRAKAPMISVNCAAIPESLIESELFGHEKGAFTGASAGRAGLVEAADGGTLFLDEIGELPLEAQARLLRVLQEGEIRRVGSVQSQKVDVRLIAATHRDLKSLAKIGQFREDLYYRLHVIALKLPALRERGADVNEIASAFLLRQSARINRTDLKFAADAEQAIRHYSWPGNVRELENAVERAVILSESPEISAELLGIDIELSDLEDDDFIGLAPQQGGGSNTSHEPTEDLSLEDYFQHFVLEHQDHMTETELARKLGVSRKCLWERRQRLGIPRRKTGVASES from the coding sequence ATGCCGCACATTTTGATCGTCGAAGACGAAACCATTATCCGCTCTGCCTTGCGTCGCCTGCTTGAACGAAATCAGTACCAGGTCAGCGAAGCCGGCTCGGTGCAGGAAGCCCAGGAGCGGTTCAGCATCCCCACGTTCGACCTGATTGTCAGCGACCTGCGCCTGCCTGGAGCCCCGGGCACCGAGCTGATCAAGCTGGGCCAAGGCACCCCGGTGCTGATCATGACCAGCTACGCCAGCCTGCGCTCGGCGGTCGACTCGATGAAGATGGGCGCGGTGGACTATATCGCCAAGCCTTTCGATCACGATGAGATGCTCCAGGCCGTGGCCCGCATCCTGCGTGACCGTCAGTCGGCCAGCAGCGCGCCTGCCGAACAACGCCCAGCCGGTAAAGCGACCAACGGCGCCGACAAACCTGGTGTGGACAACAGCAATGGCGAGATCGGCATCATCGGCTCCTGCCCGCCGATGCAGGATCTGTACAGCAAGATCCGCAAGGTGGCGCCGACCGATTCCAATGTATTGATCCAGGGCGAGTCGGGCACCGGCAAGGAGCTGGTAGCCCGCGCCCTGCACAACCTGTCCAAGCGCGCCAAGGCACCGATGATCTCGGTGAACTGTGCGGCAATCCCTGAATCGCTGATCGAGTCCGAACTGTTCGGTCACGAGAAAGGCGCGTTCACCGGCGCCAGCGCCGGGCGTGCCGGCCTGGTTGAAGCGGCGGACGGCGGCACCTTGTTCCTCGATGAAATCGGCGAGCTGCCACTGGAAGCCCAGGCGCGCTTGTTGCGGGTGTTGCAGGAAGGCGAGATTCGCCGAGTCGGTTCGGTGCAATCGCAAAAGGTTGATGTGCGGCTTATTGCAGCGACGCACCGTGACCTCAAGAGCCTGGCCAAGATCGGCCAGTTCCGTGAAGACTTGTATTACCGCCTGCACGTGATCGCCCTCAAATTGCCAGCCCTGCGCGAGCGCGGCGCCGACGTCAACGAGATCGCCAGTGCGTTCCTGTTACGCCAGAGCGCACGCATCAACCGTACCGACCTGAAGTTTGCCGCGGACGCCGAGCAGGCAATCCGGCATTACTCGTGGCCGGGTAACGTGCGGGAATTGGAGAACGCCGTGGAGCGCGCGGTGATCCTGTCGGAAAGCCCGGAGATTTCCGCCGAGCTTTTGGGCATCGATATCGAGCTCAGTGACCTGGAAGACGATGACTTCATCGGCCTGGCCCCACAACAGGGCGGCGGTAGCAATACCAGTCATGAGCCGACGGAGGATTTGTCACTGGAAGACTACTTCCAGCATTTCGTCCTGGAGCATCAGGACCATATGACCGAGACCGAACTGGCCCGCAAACTGGGTGTGAGTCGCAAGTGCCTGTGGGAGCGGCGCCAGCGCCTGGGCATTCCGCGGCGCAAGACCGGGGTTGCCAGCGAGAGTTGA
- the panB gene encoding 3-methyl-2-oxobutanoate hydroxymethyltransferase — MPDITLTTLQSLKLKGEKITMLTCYDATFANACCQAGVEVLLVGDSLGMVLQGNDSTLPVTTDELAYHTASVKRGNDGALIIADLPFMGYATLEQTFQNAGKLMQAGAHMVKVEGAVWLAESIRLLAERGVPVCAHMGLTPQSVNILGGYKVQGRNEAQARQMRADAIALEQAGAAMIVLECVPSELAAEITQAVKVPVIGIGAGSATDGQVLVLHDMLGLSISGHVPKFVKNFMAGQDSIHAALSAYVSEVKNVTFPGVEHGFSA, encoded by the coding sequence ATGCCAGACATTACCCTGACCACCTTGCAGAGCCTCAAGCTCAAGGGTGAAAAAATCACCATGCTGACCTGCTATGACGCCACCTTCGCCAACGCCTGTTGCCAGGCCGGGGTTGAAGTGTTGTTAGTGGGCGACTCCCTGGGCATGGTTCTTCAAGGGAATGACAGCACCTTGCCCGTGACCACGGATGAACTTGCCTACCACACCGCCAGCGTCAAGCGTGGCAACGACGGCGCCTTGATCATCGCCGACCTGCCGTTCATGGGGTACGCCACGCTTGAGCAGACCTTCCAGAACGCCGGCAAGCTGATGCAGGCCGGCGCCCATATGGTCAAAGTCGAAGGCGCCGTGTGGCTGGCCGAGTCGATCCGGCTGCTGGCTGAACGCGGTGTACCGGTATGTGCGCACATGGGCCTGACCCCGCAGTCGGTGAACATCCTCGGCGGCTACAAGGTACAGGGTCGCAATGAAGCCCAGGCACGCCAGATGCGTGCCGATGCCATCGCCCTGGAACAAGCCGGTGCCGCGATGATTGTGCTGGAGTGCGTCCCCAGCGAACTGGCCGCAGAAATCACCCAGGCCGTCAAAGTGCCGGTAATCGGCATTGGCGCCGGCTCCGCCACCGATGGTCAGGTGCTGGTCCTGCACGACATGCTCGGCCTGTCGATTAGCGGTCACGTGCCCAAGTTCGTGAAGAACTTCATGGCCGGCCAGGACAGCATTCACGCAGCCCTGAGCGCTTACGTCAGCGAAGTCAAGAATGTGACTTTCCCAGGCGTTGAACACGGATTCTCGGCATGA
- the folK gene encoding 2-amino-4-hydroxy-6-hydroxymethyldihydropteridine diphosphokinase, translated as MERIYIGMGSNLAAPQQQLRSAIEALAQLPGTHLAGVSAFYQSDSLLPGQPRYTNAVAALDSSLAPLDLLDALQTIENDQGRERLERWGPRTLDLDILLFGDRLIDEPRLKVPHYQMHLRAFVLYPLAELASTDLQLPDGQRLSALLTACPFVGLERLPQE; from the coding sequence GTGGAACGTATCTACATCGGCATGGGCAGCAACCTGGCTGCCCCGCAACAGCAATTGCGCAGCGCGATCGAGGCGCTGGCGCAACTGCCTGGCACCCACCTCGCTGGTGTGTCCGCCTTCTATCAAAGTGACTCCCTGCTCCCGGGCCAACCGCGCTACACCAACGCGGTTGCGGCACTGGACAGCAGCCTGGCGCCGTTGGACCTGCTCGACGCACTGCAAACCATCGAGAATGACCAGGGCCGCGAACGTCTTGAGCGCTGGGGCCCACGCACACTGGATCTGGATATCTTGCTGTTCGGTGATCGCCTGATCGACGAACCGCGCCTCAAGGTGCCGCACTACCAGATGCATCTGCGCGCCTTTGTGCTGTATCCGCTGGCTGAATTGGCGTCAACCGACCTGCAACTGCCTGACGGCCAACGCTTGAGCGCCCTGCTCACAGCCTGCCCATTCGTCGGCCTGGAACGCTTACCGCAAGAATGA
- the pgi gene encoding glucose-6-phosphate isomerase, whose protein sequence is MAYYRTPHDVTALPAWQALVQHRQAMQDFSMREAFNADPQRFSQFTLSSCGLFLDYSKNLITSETRDLLVDLAKEVNLKGAIDALYAGEPVNSSEGRPALHTALRRPVGDKLSVNGVNIMPDVHKVLNQITDLVGRIHDGLWRGYTEKPITDVVNIGIGGSFLGPELVSEALLSYAHKGVRCHYLANIDGSEFHELTMKLRAETTLFIVSSKSFNTLETLKNAQAARAWYLAQGGSEAELYRHFIAVSSNNAAAVAFGIREENIFPMWDWVGGRYSLWSAIGLPIALAIGMSNFKELLSGAYTMDQHFLNAPFEANMPVLLGLLGVWYGNFWGAQSHAILPYDHYLRNITKHLQQLDMESNGKSVRQDGTPVSTDTGPVIWGGVGCNGQHAYHQLLHQGTQLIPADFIVPIVSFNPVSDHHQWLYANCLSQSQALMLGKTRGEAEAELREKGLPEAEVQKLAPHKVIPGNRPSNTIVVERISPRRLGALVAMYEHKVFVQSVVWGINAFDQWGVELGKELGKGVYNRLTGAEETSAEDASTQGLINYFRGRHRG, encoded by the coding sequence ATGGCGTACTACCGCACCCCTCACGACGTTACCGCTCTGCCCGCCTGGCAAGCGCTTGTTCAACATCGCCAAGCCATGCAGGATTTCAGCATGCGCGAAGCGTTCAATGCCGACCCTCAGCGCTTTTCCCAATTTACCTTGAGCAGCTGCGGACTTTTCCTCGATTACTCGAAAAACCTGATCACCAGCGAAACCCGCGACCTGCTGGTGGACCTGGCCAAGGAAGTGAACCTTAAAGGCGCGATTGATGCGCTGTACGCCGGCGAGCCCGTCAACTCTTCCGAAGGCCGCCCGGCGCTGCATACCGCCCTGCGCCGCCCGGTGGGTGACAAGCTGTCGGTCAACGGCGTGAACATCATGCCGGACGTGCACAAGGTGCTGAACCAGATCACTGACCTGGTCGGCCGCATCCACGACGGCCTGTGGCGTGGCTACACCGAAAAGCCGATCACCGACGTGGTGAACATCGGCATCGGTGGTTCGTTCCTCGGTCCGGAACTGGTCTCCGAAGCACTGTTGTCCTACGCCCACAAAGGCGTGCGTTGCCACTACCTGGCGAATATCGACGGCAGCGAGTTCCACGAGCTGACCATGAAGCTGCGCGCCGAGACCACGCTGTTCATTGTCTCGTCCAAATCCTTCAACACCCTTGAAACCCTGAAGAACGCCCAGGCCGCCCGCGCCTGGTACCTGGCCCAGGGTGGTTCGGAAGCTGAGCTGTATCGCCACTTCATCGCCGTTTCGAGCAACAACGCGGCGGCCGTGGCCTTTGGTATTCGCGAAGAGAACATCTTCCCGATGTGGGATTGGGTAGGTGGGCGTTACTCGCTGTGGTCGGCGATTGGCTTGCCAATCGCCCTGGCCATCGGCATGTCCAACTTCAAGGAACTGCTGTCGGGTGCCTACACCATGGACCAGCACTTCCTGAACGCGCCGTTCGAAGCCAACATGCCTGTGCTGCTGGGTTTGCTGGGCGTGTGGTACGGCAACTTCTGGGGCGCGCAGAGCCATGCGATCCTGCCGTACGACCATTACCTGCGTAACATCACCAAGCATTTGCAACAGCTGGACATGGAATCCAACGGCAAGAGCGTGCGCCAGGACGGCACGCCAGTGTCCACCGATACAGGCCCGGTGATCTGGGGCGGCGTAGGCTGCAACGGGCAGCACGCTTACCACCAGCTGCTGCACCAAGGGACGCAACTGATCCCGGCCGACTTCATCGTGCCGATCGTCAGCTTCAACCCGGTCTCCGATCACCACCAGTGGCTATACGCCAACTGCCTGTCCCAGAGCCAGGCACTGATGCTCGGCAAGACCCGCGGCGAAGCCGAAGCCGAGCTGCGTGAAAAGGGCCTGCCGGAAGCGGAAGTGCAGAAGCTGGCACCGCACAAGGTGATCCCGGGCAACCGTCCGAGCAACACCATCGTGGTCGAACGCATCAGCCCGCGTCGCCTCGGTGCGCTGGTGGCGATGTATGAGCACAAGGTGTTCGTGCAGAGCGTGGTCTGGGGCATCAACGCTTTTGACCAATGGGGCGTTGAACTGGGCAAAGAACTGGGCAAAGGCGTTTACAACCGCCTGACGGGCGCCGAAGAAACCTCAGCCGAGGACGCTTCGACCCAGGGCCTGATCAACTACTTCCGCGGTCGTCACCGCGGCTGA
- a CDS encoding sensor histidine kinase: MPMSFSLTQMLLISAAYLAALFGVAWISERGMIPRAIIRHPLTYTLSLGVYASAWAFYGTVGLAYQYGYGFLSSYLGVSGAFLLAPVLLYPILKITRTYQLSSLADLFAFRFRSTWAGALTTIFMLIGVLPLLALQIQAVADSISILTREPVQHRVALAFCALISLFTIFFGSRHIATREKHEGLVFAIAFESVIKLIAIGGVGLYALYGVFDGPQQLELWLLQNQTALAALHTPLQEGPWRTLLLVFFASAIVMPHMYHMTFTENLNPRSLVSASWGLPLFLLLMSLAVPLILWAGLKLGATTNPEYFTLGIGIAANSPALALLAYVGGLSAASGLIIVTTLALSGMALNHLVLPLYQPPAEGNIYRWLKWTRRALIVAIITAGYGFYLLLGAGQDLANLGIVAFVATLQFLPGVLSVLYWPTANRRGFIAGLLAGILVWIVTMLLPLVGNLQGFYIPLLNMIYVLDDTSWHMAAIASLAANVLMFTLISLFTNASAEETSAAEACAVDNVRRPQRRELHAASPQEFATQLAKPLGAKAAQKEVEQALRDLYLPFDERRPYALRRLRDRIEANLSGLMGPSVSQDMVETFLPYKAGGENYVTEDIHFIESRLEDYHSRLTGLAAELDALRRYHRQTLQELPMGVCSLAKDQEILMWNKAMEELTGIAAQRVVGSRLNTLADPWKELLQGFINLPDEHLHKQHLALDGQTRWLNLHKAAIDEPLAPGNSGLVLLVEDLTDTQMLEDKLVHSERLASIGRLAAGVAHEIGNPITGIACLAQNLREEREEDGEITEISGQILEQTKRVSRIVQSLMSFAHSGAHQNQDEAVCLAEVAQDAIGLLALNRRNFEVQFFNLCDPEHWVDGDSQRLAQVLINLLSNARDASPAGSAVRVKSEAFEHTVDLIVEDEGSGIPQNIMDRLFEPFFTTKDPGEGTGLGLALVYSIVEEHYGQITIDSPADTESQRGTRIRVTLPRHVEATSAVN, translated from the coding sequence ATGCCGATGAGCTTTAGCCTCACCCAGATGCTGCTGATCAGCGCCGCCTACCTGGCTGCGTTGTTCGGCGTGGCCTGGATCAGTGAGCGCGGAATGATTCCGCGGGCGATCATTCGCCATCCGCTGACCTACACCTTGTCCCTGGGCGTGTACGCCAGCGCCTGGGCGTTCTACGGTACGGTGGGCCTGGCCTATCAGTACGGCTACGGTTTTCTGTCCAGTTACCTGGGGGTGTCCGGTGCGTTCCTGCTGGCGCCGGTGTTGCTGTACCCGATCCTGAAAATCACTCGTACCTACCAGTTATCATCCCTGGCGGACCTGTTTGCCTTCCGCTTTCGCAGTACCTGGGCCGGTGCGCTGACCACGATTTTCATGCTGATCGGCGTACTGCCGTTGCTGGCCCTGCAGATTCAAGCAGTGGCAGACTCCATCAGCATCCTGACCCGCGAACCCGTGCAACACCGTGTTGCCCTGGCTTTCTGTGCACTGATCAGCCTGTTCACAATTTTCTTCGGCTCGCGCCATATTGCTACCCGCGAGAAACACGAAGGCTTGGTGTTCGCAATTGCCTTTGAGTCGGTCATCAAGCTGATCGCCATCGGCGGCGTCGGCCTGTATGCGCTCTACGGCGTATTTGACGGCCCGCAACAGCTGGAGCTGTGGCTGCTGCAAAACCAGACTGCCCTCGCCGCCCTGCACACACCCTTGCAGGAAGGCCCGTGGCGCACGCTGCTGTTGGTGTTCTTCGCCTCGGCGATCGTAATGCCGCACATGTACCACATGACCTTCACCGAAAACCTCAACCCACGCTCACTGGTGAGTGCGAGCTGGGGCTTGCCGCTGTTTCTGTTACTGATGAGCCTGGCGGTGCCGTTGATCCTGTGGGCCGGCCTGAAACTGGGGGCCACCACCAACCCTGAGTATTTCACCCTGGGCATCGGCATTGCCGCCAACAGCCCGGCGTTGGCACTGCTGGCGTATGTCGGCGGTTTGTCGGCGGCCAGTGGATTGATCATTGTCACCACGCTGGCACTCTCGGGCATGGCACTCAACCACTTGGTGCTGCCGCTGTACCAGCCGCCGGCTGAAGGCAATATCTACCGCTGGTTGAAATGGACCCGCCGTGCGCTGATCGTTGCGATCATTACCGCCGGCTACGGGTTCTACCTGCTGCTCGGCGCCGGGCAAGACCTGGCCAACCTTGGCATTGTCGCGTTTGTCGCCACCTTGCAGTTCCTGCCGGGGGTGTTGTCGGTGCTGTACTGGCCGACCGCCAACCGCCGTGGTTTTATCGCCGGGCTGCTGGCGGGGATCCTGGTGTGGATCGTCACCATGTTGCTACCACTGGTCGGCAACTTGCAGGGATTCTACATCCCGTTGCTGAACATGATTTACGTGCTCGACGACACCAGTTGGCACATGGCGGCTATCGCCTCGCTGGCCGCCAACGTACTGATGTTTACCCTGATCTCACTGTTCACCAACGCCAGCGCCGAAGAAACCAGCGCCGCCGAAGCCTGCGCAGTGGACAACGTGCGTCGCCCGCAACGCCGCGAGCTGCACGCAGCCTCGCCCCAGGAGTTTGCCACGCAACTGGCCAAGCCTCTGGGCGCCAAGGCGGCGCAAAAGGAGGTCGAGCAAGCACTGCGTGACCTCTACCTGCCGTTCGACGAGCGTCGCCCCTATGCCCTGCGCCGTCTGCGTGACCGTATCGAGGCCAACCTCTCCGGCCTGATGGGCCCCAGCGTGTCCCAGGACATGGTCGAAACCTTCCTGCCCTACAAGGCGGGCGGCGAAAACTACGTGACCGAAGACATTCATTTCATCGAAAGCCGGCTGGAGGATTACCACTCGCGCCTCACCGGCCTGGCCGCCGAACTCGATGCCTTGCGCCGTTACCACCGCCAGACCTTGCAGGAACTGCCGATGGGTGTCTGTTCCCTGGCCAAGGACCAGGAAATCCTGATGTGGAACAAGGCCATGGAAGAACTCACCGGCATCGCCGCGCAGCGGGTAGTGGGCTCGCGCCTCAATACCCTGGCCGATCCGTGGAAAGAACTGCTTCAGGGGTTTATCAACCTGCCCGACGAGCATTTGCACAAGCAGCACCTGGCCCTCGACGGCCAGACCCGCTGGCTCAACCTGCACAAAGCCGCCATTGATGAGCCCCTGGCCCCCGGTAACAGCGGCCTGGTTTTGCTGGTGGAAGACCTCACCGACACACAGATGCTCGAAGACAAGCTGGTGCATTCCGAGCGCCTGGCCAGTATTGGTCGTCTCGCAGCCGGCGTGGCCCACGAAATCGGCAACCCGATCACCGGTATCGCCTGCCTGGCGCAGAACCTGCGCGAAGAGCGCGAGGAAGACGGTGAAATCACCGAAATCAGCGGGCAGATCCTTGAACAGACCAAGCGTGTTTCGCGCATTGTGCAGTCGCTGATGAGCTTCGCCCACTCCGGCGCGCATCAAAACCAGGACGAAGCGGTATGCCTGGCCGAGGTCGCGCAGGACGCCATTGGGCTTCTGGCCTTGAATCGGCGCAATTTCGAAGTACAGTTCTTTAATCTGTGTGATCCGGAACATTGGGTCGATGGCGACTCGCAACGCCTGGCCCAAGTGCTGATCAACCTGCTGTCCAACGCACGCGATGCATCGCCGGCCGGCAGCGCTGTGCGCGTCAAGAGCGAGGCTTTCGAGCACACGGTCGACCTGATCGTGGAGGACGAAGGCAGCGGCATCCCACAGAACATCATGGACCGATTGTTCGAACCCTTCTTCACCACCAAGGACCCCGGTGAAGGTACCGGTCTGGGCCTTGCACTGGTCTATTCCATCGTTGAAGAGCATTATGGACAAATCACCATCGACAGCCCGGCTGACACCGAAAGCCAACGCGGCACCCGTATCCGGGTGACCTTGCCGCGTCATGTCGAAGCGACGTCCGCTGTGAACTGA
- a CDS encoding polynucleotide adenylyltransferase PcnB — protein sequence MLKKLFQSFRSPLRRTQHKRSTPEVLNSSQHSLQRAQFSRYAVNIVERLQNAGYQAYLVGGCVRDMLLNITPKDFDVATSATPEQVRAEFRNARIIGRRFKLVHIHFGREIIEVATFRAGHPQNDDEEDTNQSSRNESGRILRDNVYGTLEEDAQRRDFTINALYYDPVSERILDYANGVHDIRNNLIRLIGDPTQRYQEDPVRMLRAVRFAAKLNFGIEKHTATPIRDLAPMLREIPSARLFEEVLKLFLSGYAADTFEMLVDLQLFDPLFPASAEALEYNPTYTHTLISEALVNTDLRIKQNKPVTPAFLFAALLWPALPKRVLRLQDRGMPPIPAMQEAAHELIAEQCQRIAIPKRFTMPIREIWDMQERLPRRSGKRADLLLDNPRFRAGYDFLLLRESAGEQTDGLGEWWTDYQDANDSQRREMIRELGSKGDGAGEGPKKRRRSGSKRKRSSADASGAAGE from the coding sequence ATGCTGAAGAAGTTGTTCCAGTCATTCCGTTCTCCCTTGCGTCGTACGCAACACAAACGCAGCACGCCTGAAGTGCTCAACAGCAGCCAGCATTCGTTGCAGCGCGCTCAATTCAGCCGTTATGCAGTGAACATCGTCGAACGTTTGCAGAACGCCGGCTACCAGGCTTACCTGGTGGGTGGTTGCGTACGCGACATGCTGCTCAATATCACGCCCAAGGATTTCGACGTAGCCACCAGTGCCACGCCTGAACAAGTGCGCGCCGAGTTTCGTAACGCACGAATCATCGGCCGGCGTTTCAAGCTGGTGCATATCCATTTTGGTCGCGAAATCATCGAGGTCGCGACCTTCCGCGCCGGTCACCCGCAAAACGATGACGAAGAAGACACCAATCAGTCTTCCCGCAACGAGAGCGGGCGCATCCTGCGCGATAACGTCTACGGCACCCTGGAGGAGGACGCGCAACGTCGCGACTTCACCATCAATGCCCTTTATTACGATCCGGTCAGCGAGCGCATCCTCGATTACGCAAATGGCGTACACGACATTCGCAATAACCTGATCCGCCTGATCGGTGACCCGACCCAGCGCTATCAGGAAGATCCGGTGCGTATGCTGCGCGCCGTGCGGTTCGCGGCCAAACTCAACTTCGGTATCGAGAAGCACACTGCCACGCCGATTCGCGATCTGGCGCCCATGCTGCGGGAAATCCCCTCGGCACGCCTGTTCGAAGAGGTGCTCAAGCTGTTCCTCTCGGGGTATGCCGCCGACACCTTCGAAATGCTCGTCGACCTGCAGTTGTTCGACCCGCTGTTCCCGGCCAGTGCCGAGGCGCTGGAATACAACCCGACGTACACCCACACGCTAATCAGCGAAGCGTTGGTCAATACCGACCTGCGCATCAAGCAGAACAAACCGGTAACCCCGGCATTCCTGTTTGCCGCCCTGCTGTGGCCAGCGCTGCCCAAGCGCGTACTGCGCCTGCAGGACCGTGGCATGCCGCCGATCCCGGCCATGCAGGAAGCCGCTCACGAACTGATCGCCGAGCAATGCCAACGCATCGCTATCCCGAAACGCTTCACCATGCCGATCCGCGAAATCTGGGACATGCAGGAGCGTTTGCCGCGTCGCAGCGGTAAGCGTGCCGACCTGCTGCTGGACAACCCGCGTTTCCGTGCCGGCTACGACTTCCTGCTGCTGCGCGAAAGCGCCGGTGAGCAGACCGATGGCCTGGGCGAATGGTGGACTGACTATCAGGACGCCAATGACAGCCAGCGCCGCGAAATGATTCGTGAGCTTGGCAGCAAAGGCGATGGTGCCGGTGAAGGGCCGAAAAAGCGTCGCCGCAGCGGCAGTAAGCGTAAACGCAGCAGTGCCGATGCCTCGGGCGCCGCGGGCGAATAA
- the panC gene encoding pantoate--beta-alanine ligase codes for MNTVKTVRELRAAVTHARSAGKRIGFVPTMGNLHSGHATLVTKAAQQADFVVASIFVNPLQFGAGEDLDKYPRTLAADQEKLLQAGCNLLFAPTVEEMYPDGMNGQTRVSVPQVSEGLCGASRPGHFEGVATVVSKLFNMVQPDMAVFGQKDYQQLAVIRAMVRDLNMPIQIIGEPTVRAADGLALSSRNGYLTEEQRAIAPVLYRALSQIATAIQDGDHDFAKLRAEQIQQIEAAGLRMDYLEVRQGVNLRPATAEDRDVVILVAAYLGATRLIDNLHLNLA; via the coding sequence ATGAACACCGTTAAAACCGTCCGCGAACTGCGGGCTGCCGTGACCCACGCCCGCAGCGCCGGCAAACGCATCGGCTTTGTGCCTACCATGGGCAACCTGCATAGCGGCCATGCCACCCTGGTGACCAAGGCCGCGCAGCAGGCGGATTTCGTGGTGGCGAGCATTTTCGTCAATCCACTGCAATTCGGTGCCGGCGAAGATCTGGATAAATACCCGCGCACATTGGCCGCCGACCAGGAAAAACTCCTGCAGGCGGGCTGCAACCTGCTGTTCGCGCCCACTGTCGAGGAAATGTACCCCGATGGCATGAACGGCCAGACCCGCGTCAGCGTGCCACAAGTGTCCGAAGGCTTGTGCGGCGCCAGCCGCCCAGGGCATTTCGAAGGCGTGGCCACGGTGGTCAGCAAGTTGTTCAACATGGTCCAGCCCGACATGGCCGTATTTGGCCAGAAGGACTACCAACAGTTGGCAGTCATTCGCGCCATGGTCCGCGATCTGAACATGCCGATCCAGATTATCGGTGAACCCACCGTGCGTGCAGCGGACGGCCTCGCGCTGTCATCACGCAACGGTTACCTCACCGAGGAACAACGTGCGATCGCGCCGGTGCTGTACCGCGCGCTCAGCCAGATCGCCACGGCCATCCAAGACGGTGATCATGATTTCGCCAAGCTTCGCGCCGAGCAAATCCAGCAGATTGAAGCCGCAGGGCTACGCATGGACTACCTGGAAGTGCGCCAAGGCGTAAATTTGCGCCCGGCCACGGCTGAAGATCGGGATGTGGTGATCCTGGTCGCCGCTTATCTGGGCGCCACGCGCCTGATCGATAACCTGCACCTGAACCTCGCCTGA